A single window of Flavobacteriales bacterium DNA harbors:
- a CDS encoding DinB family protein — protein MKEYLIKLFNYNDWANRKLLEIIKQLPDKEDAIKLFSHLITSQDKWLNRVTRQTDDNSYHWFGQIFPIESIEKNWLESFQKWADTLQSASESDLNNNIVFVRVTDKKEMKVKLKDIILQLNYHSIHHRAQINKLISQQGLTPPPTDYILTAIEEV, from the coding sequence ATGAAAGAATATTTAATCAAACTCTTTAACTATAACGATTGGGCAAATCGCAAATTGCTTGAAATTATAAAACAACTTCCAGACAAAGAAGATGCAATAAAGTTGTTTAGTCATCTCATTACCTCACAAGATAAATGGCTGAATAGAGTTACACGACAAACAGACGATAATTCTTACCATTGGTTTGGACAAATATTTCCCATAGAGAGTATTGAGAAAAATTGGTTGGAAAGTTTTCAAAAATGGGCTGACACACTGCAATCAGCAAGTGAATCAGATTTGAATAATAACATTGTATTTGTTCGCGTGACCGACAAAAAAGAAATGAAAGTAAAATTGAAAGACATTATTCTTCAATTAAATTATCATTCAATTCATCACAGAGCACAAATAAACAAACTAATCAGTCAGCAAGGTTTGACACCACCACCGACAGACTATATTTTAACTGCAATTGAAGAAGTTTGA